One segment of Fusarium oxysporum f. sp. lycopersici 4287 chromosome 15, whole genome shotgun sequence DNA contains the following:
- a CDS encoding inulinase, with protein sequence MAYEHRLGAFSPTPGAKLFKLAFVFILACLAQADDFRPLYHFVPDKNWMNEPNGLIKIGSKWHLFFQHNPNGNFWGDLSWGHATSTNLVDWTHLPVAISSANGIQAFTGTSFLDEANTSGLGTSSNPPYLAFYTGYFPSSGVQDQRLAYSLDQGETWTKYSGNPIISQEQEKPHDTTGGLEIRDPKVFFHKGSKTWVMVLSHGGQNKLSFWTSPDAKAWTWKKDLKAGDVPGLPSGVKGWEVPDFFELTVKDTSDTKWVLLVTPAEGSPAGGNGVFAVTGSFDGTTFSADAVDSTNMWLDFGRDWDGAYSWENVPSSDGRKILASVMNSYGVDPPTNTWKGMLSFPRTLELQNINNKLRFVQKPVKEIDSASTSLVKLTNKTLEPGSTLLSDTRGTALDIQLSFIPSAGSVLSLAVRKGGSQQTLINYDQSKSALSVNRNQSGNTSFNPNAGGTHTATFSADSDGTVHVRVLVDTCSVEVFGGLGEVVISDLIFPSESSDGVALFASGGNVVVKSAEVRSLA encoded by the coding sequence ATGGCTTACGAGCATCGTCTCGGGGCCTTTTCCCCAACCCCTGGAGCAAAGCTCTTCAAGCTGGCCTTTGTTTTCATTCTGGCCTGTCTTGCTCAAGCTGATGACTTCCGCCCTCTCTATCACTTCGTCCCAGACAAAAACTGGATGAACGAGCCTAATGGTCTGATCAAGATTGGATCCAAGTGGCACCTCTTCTTCCAGCACAATCCCAATGGTAACTTTTGGGGCGACTTGAGCTGGGGTCACGCCACCAGCACAAACTTGGTCGACTGGACTCATCTTCCTGTTGCCATCTCAAGCGCCAATGGTATACAGGCTTTCACTGGCACCTCCTTCTTGGATGAAGCCAACACGTCTGGGCTGGGAACCTCTAGTAACCCACCGTATCTCGCGTTCTATACTGGATACTTCCCCAGCAGTGGTGTGCAAGACCAGCGGCTTGCGTACAGCTTGGATCAAGGAGAGACCTGGACCAAGTACAGTGGGAACCCCATTATCTCGCAAGAGCAAgagaaaccgcacgataccACAGGAGGGTTGGAGATACGTGACCCGAAAGTGTTCTTCCACAAGGGCTCGAAAACCTGGGTCATGGTCCTTTCCCACGGAGGACAAAACAAGCTGTCATTTTGGACGTCTCCTGATGCAAAGGCCTGGACATGGAAGAAAGACCTGAAGGCGGGCGACGTCCCTGGGCTTCCAAGTGGCGTCAAAGGTTGGGAGGTGCCCGACTTCTTTGAACTTACCGTCAAGGACACTTCCGACACCAAATGGGTCCTGTTGGTCACTCCAGCCGAGGGTTCTCCAGCCGGTGGCAACGGAGTTTTTGCAGTCACTGGATCATTCGACGGCACCACATTTTCCGCTGATGCAGTTGACTCAACCAACATGTGGCTCGACTTTGGGCGTGATTGGGACGGCGCTTATAGTTGGGAGAACGTGCCTTCTTCGGATGGGCGCAAGATCCTTGCCTCGGTCATGAACAGCTATGGAGTTGACCCACCAACCAACACTTGGAAGGGGATGCTGTCGTTCCCGCGTACCCTGGAGCTACAGaatatcaacaacaagctgCGCTTTGTCCAGAAGCCCGTGAAAGAGATTGACTCAGCCAGTACTTCGCTCGTCAAGTTGACCAACAAAACACTTGAGCCTGGTTCCACGCTCCTGTCAGACACTCGTGGAACGGCTTTGGACATTCAACTCTCTTTTATTCCCTCCGCCGGGTCTGTTCTATCTCTGGCAGTCAGAAAGGGAGGCTCGCAGCAGACTCTTATCAACTACGATCAGTCCAAGTCGGCTCTCAGTGTCAATCGCAACCAGAGTGGAAATACCTCTTTCAACCCGAATGCAGGTGGTACTCATACAGCTACCTTCTCGGCTGATTCTGACGGTACTGTCCATGTGCGTGTATTGGTAGACACGTGCTCGGTTGAAGTCTTTGGTGGCTTGGGTGAGGTCGTTATCTCCGACCTCATTTTCCCCAGTGAAAGCTCGGATGGTGTGGCTCTCTTTGCAAGTGGAGGAAATGTGGTGGTGAAGTCAGCAGAGGTTCGCTCCCTTGCTTGA